In a single window of the Cumulibacter manganitolerans genome:
- a CDS encoding PPOX class F420-dependent oxidoreductase: MTIAPQLSKVFESNRLATLATIRRDGRPQLSQVSYAYDAPTATFRISVTDGRAKTKNLRRDPRATLLVQDDSPWVYAVADGDASLGPVTTQPGDPGSEQLVALYRDIAGEHPDWDDYRRAMVAEQRLVLTVVAGHAYGLGG, encoded by the coding sequence ATGACGATCGCCCCGCAGCTCAGCAAGGTCTTCGAGTCGAACCGGCTGGCCACCCTGGCGACCATCCGCCGCGACGGTCGTCCGCAGCTCTCCCAGGTGTCCTACGCGTACGACGCACCGACCGCGACCTTCCGGATCTCGGTCACCGACGGCCGCGCCAAGACCAAGAACCTGCGCCGCGACCCGCGGGCCACCCTCCTCGTCCAGGACGACAGCCCGTGGGTCTACGCGGTGGCCGACGGTGACGCGTCGCTCGGCCCGGTGACGACGCAGCCCGGCGACCCCGGCTCCGAGCAGCTGGTCGCGCTGTACCGGGACATCGCCGGGGAGCATCCGGACTGGGACGACTACCGGCGGGCGATGGTGGCCGAGCAGCGGCTGGTGCTCACGGTCGTGGCCGGGCACGCCTACGGCCTCGGCGGCTGA
- the dxr gene encoding 1-deoxy-D-xylulose-5-phosphate reductoisomerase produces MTSQRSIVILGSTGSIGTQAIDVVRRNRDRFAVRALAAGGGAPQLLAQQALDLGVETVGVARATTAEDVILHLKAEASRRGLPSIPKVLAGPTVAAELAAGPCDVVLNAVSGSVGLAATVACLRAGHTLALANKESLVAGGTWVRDMARPGQIVPVDSEHSAMAQCLRAGRRDEVARFILTASGGPFRGRSRAELTEVTLAEAMAHPTWAMGTSVTLNSANLVNKGLELIEAHLLFDVPPEDIEVVVHPQSTIHSMIEYADGSTIAQASPPDMRMPIALALGWPHRVPGAQPTFDWSTAQSWTFEPLDDDAFPAVRLARRCASIGGLAPAAYNAANEQAQAAFIGGRIGYLDVVDVIGATLDRLAGDRDLAAPGRSLESIVAFESAARTAADTLIAARTKDGSTAS; encoded by the coding sequence GTGACCTCGCAGCGCAGCATCGTGATCCTCGGCTCGACCGGCTCGATCGGCACCCAGGCCATCGACGTCGTCCGCCGCAATCGCGATCGCTTCGCCGTCCGGGCGCTCGCCGCCGGCGGCGGGGCTCCGCAGCTGCTGGCGCAGCAGGCGCTCGACCTGGGCGTCGAGACGGTGGGTGTCGCGCGCGCCACCACCGCCGAGGACGTCATCCTGCACCTGAAGGCCGAGGCGTCCCGGCGGGGGCTGCCGAGCATCCCGAAGGTGCTCGCCGGACCGACGGTCGCCGCGGAGCTCGCGGCCGGGCCGTGCGACGTCGTGCTCAACGCGGTCTCCGGCTCGGTCGGTCTGGCCGCGACGGTGGCCTGCCTGCGGGCCGGGCACACCCTCGCGCTGGCCAACAAGGAGTCGCTCGTCGCCGGCGGCACCTGGGTGCGCGACATGGCCCGCCCCGGCCAGATCGTGCCGGTCGACTCGGAGCACTCGGCCATGGCGCAGTGCCTGCGCGCCGGACGGCGCGACGAGGTCGCGCGGTTCATCCTGACCGCCAGCGGCGGCCCGTTCCGCGGCCGCAGCCGTGCCGAGCTGACCGAGGTGACCCTCGCGGAGGCGATGGCGCACCCGACCTGGGCGATGGGCACGTCCGTGACGCTCAACAGCGCGAACCTGGTCAACAAGGGCCTCGAGCTCATCGAGGCGCACCTGCTGTTCGACGTGCCGCCGGAGGACATCGAGGTCGTCGTGCACCCGCAGTCGACGATCCACTCGATGATCGAGTACGCCGACGGCTCGACCATCGCGCAGGCCTCGCCGCCGGACATGCGGATGCCGATCGCCCTCGCGCTCGGGTGGCCGCACCGCGTCCCGGGCGCCCAGCCGACCTTCGACTGGAGCACGGCGCAGTCCTGGACGTTCGAGCCCTTGGACGACGACGCCTTCCCGGCCGTGCGCCTCGCCCGGCGGTGCGCGTCGATCGGCGGTCTCGCGCCCGCTGCCTACAACGCCGCCAACGAGCAGGCCCAGGCGGCCTTCATCGGCGGCCGGATCGGCTACCTCGACGTGGTCGACGTCATCGGTGCGACCCTGGACCGGCTGGCCGGGGACCGCGACCTGGCCGCACCCGGCCGCAGCCTCGAGTCGATCGTCGCGTTCGAGTCCGCCGCCCGCACCGCCGCCGACACGCTGATCGCCGCCCGCACGAAGGATGGATCCACCGCCTCATGA